TCAAGCACTTAGGAATCTCTCATTGCCACAGGAACTACTCAGATGCTAATTACGActccacttatttttttttattttttatttttttgagacagagtgttgctctgtcactgaggctgtagtgcagtggcatgattctagctcactgtagcctcaaacttttgggctcaaatgatccttctgcctcagcctcctgagtagttggggccacaggcacatactacaacacctggctaattaaaaaaacttttttttttttttcagaaatgaagtcttactatgttgcccaggctgttctcaaactcctgggctcaagtgatcctcctgccttggcctcccaagtgctgggattacaggcgtgagccaacacgcctggcctcacttatttttttaattaaagcagGTCCCAAGGCCTGAAGCCTGGATCCTCTTTGCTAGCCCAACAGGGTCTCCAGATTCCTTTGAAGGCCTTGAAATAACATTAGAACTAGTAGGATTGAGGCATCTCCCATTTCAGACTGCCCTTTTCTTACTCCCGGCCAAGCATCGTCCAGGGTAGGAGAGAGGGATGGCTGATTTTCTCCCCACGGGAATGAGCGGTGGGCACACCCCATCCCTCCTCCCTGCTCAGACTCAAGGAAAGGCCAATCCATGAACAGCTGCCCAGCCAGAGTGCTCTCTAGGGCTGATGCAGCAAAGGCGGAGGCCCTGGGCAGCTAGACGGGCATCACACTTTCCAGCTGGGCGCTGGGAGGGGTCGTTTTCTGCCTGGAAGTGCTGGGAGGGGTGGTGATGGGgagtgggtgggaggtggggtgcTCTGCATGCCCTCAGTCGGCTGGGTGCGGGGAGCCAGGAGTGAGGTCCTGCGGCTGCTGGTGAGTGCCTGGGGTAGGGACAGGAGTCCCTCGGGTGGGGGACTAGGTGGCCCACTCCCGTCCCCACTACCTGTGGCAGGGTTTCTCTGAGCATGACCTGACGCCTTTCCTCCTCCTGAGCTTCCGTGCTAGAAACTCAACTGTTATCTAAGCTGCAAGCTGGGAAGGAGGAAAATCTGCTATCCCCCACCCTCATGAAAAGGAAAGACCCCAAGGTTAAAGGGAAATTACGACTTTTTATCAGACCCCCTGGGATTGCTTGTCCACGTCAGTAGAATTTAAAGATCACACATGCTGACCTGCAAGCTGGACGTCCTCTGCTTATATGTTTGGTTTGGCCTGTGTAgtgtttcaaatatttgaaaattcattTCACATTATTTTGAAATCAAGTTTATTTGGCTTTTGCTCtgttctcccccaccccacctctcttctttcttgccttcaaCAAATTTGAATTAGCTGCCAACATTTAAATGTCTAGAatgtttgcctttaaaaaaatccagatttctggcttctcttgggAAATTGACAGAGCTGACCACACTGGGCCTGCACTCCGGCACTGACACCATCATTCTGGGCTGAGGCCCCTCCACTTCCTTGAGAGGGCCCAGCCAGTGCTCTCCAGGTGGCCCTGCTCATCTGTACCCTCTGGTCATGCGTTATCTCCTGGCCAGGATCTGCGAGCATTTTTATTACAACCCCAGACATATTGAGCCAAAAGCTCAGCCTGGTTTTCCATCGACAAGGACCGTCTGCTGCACTGCGTCTAATGGGATGATCTTCAGTGGGAACGGAAATGCCCTGTCAGGTGCATGATGTCCCTGGGGGGGTTTCCAGCCCCCCTGTCAACTCCTTGTGGGTTTATTTCCCACCTGTTCCCAGAACAGCTCACTGAGCTCAGAAAGGGCTGGGGGCCAGAGGGGTGGCAAGGCCATGGGGCCAGGAGTCAGGAGATCTGCTTCTGGCCTTTACTTGGCCATTGGCTCACAATGTGGCCTTGGCCTTCCCACCACCAagctgccccaccccaccctgctgtGACCCACAATGCAGCCAGCCAAGCCTTCCCAAGCAGTGAGCTCTGGCTTGTCACTCCCCACCTCTAAAACCTTCACTGGCTCCCTAATGCCAAATCCCCtctttggacctcagtttcccacCTGTCATGGGAGCAAGTTGGACTGCATGGGGAAGCAGCCACAGGAATCCCCACGGGGCCAGGCGGGTGAAATAAGGTGTGTGGTGGGCCtgtgggggagggtggggagctGGAGGTCAGTGTCCTGTCTACAGGGGGCAGCGGCTGCTCAGCCCCAGACACAGGGATGAGGCAGGAACATGGGCCAATGCCAGTGGTGAAATTCTGACATTTCAAGAGAATTCAGGCACCCAtatatttttgtgaaatctgttattattttgaaaatatccaCAACTAAATTGATAAAAACACGGCAAGGACCCAACTAAACACACCCGTGGGCCCCCAGTTTGCAGCTTTGGTATTAGATAACTGCTAGGGACCCTGGCAGCTGCGGCCTCTTACCATCTATAACTTGCTCTTGGCCACAGAACAAGTTATTGACGGAGTTGGTCTTAAGTTTCCAGGCCTAAGACCCTGTGATGATTCGTGAGGTTTGATTTGAAAATGCAGACAGGCACCGCCCTCTTGTCTCTGTGGCAGATGGGCAGGGGGTGGAGCAGGAAGAGGGCCTGAGCTTGGGCCCAGCTCCATCACTGCTCAGCTATGTGTGCACTTAGACTTGTCATGTCTCTGGACCTCGCTGTCCTAACCTGTGATGTGGCCATGACGCTGTCCAGTTTAACAGTGCCTCACCCCCGTCCATGTTCCCTAGGTCAGTCTTCCCCGCACCTGCTGCCCTGTGTCCAGCTGATCTGCCTTTgagcttctgtcttgttgctGTTGCAGGAGCCATGAGCACAGAGGGCCCCAGCCTCGCCGGCTCCCCAGCCAACAGCCCCCTCGCCTTTCTCTCAGTTCCCATCACTCCCGGGACCCTTGCAGAGGCAACCGACCCCCTCCCCATGCTCATTGCCCTGGCCTGCATCTTCCTCCTGCTGGCCACCTGTCTGCTGTTCATGATGCTCTGCAAGCCGGCCGCGCTGGACCCGAGGCGCCGCAGGGCTCGCGAGTGCATGCCCCACCACCCCGGGAGCCCCAGTGAGCCCCAGCTCCGGCTCTGGAAGCGCCTGGGCTCCCTGCGCCTCTCCCTGCACAGCTTCCGCCGTGGCCGGCCCACCGTCCCTCGACGGCCCCTACCGAGCCCTGACGACAACCGCGGCCACTGTGACTACACGGAATCTACCAAGATGTGATGGGGTGTCCACAAACATGCCCCCACATCCCCCTAGGTCTACCTgtagatcctcctgcttcagagaCCGGTGCTGCAGGCTGCAGGAAGACAGTGGCCCAAGCAGCCTGGGACACACACTCACCCCCAGAAGCTCCTTGCACGCCCAGGCCAGTGCCCTTTCCCAAAGATGATCCTCAGAAGAGCACCTTCCTCTCTGCAGACCCCCTAGCTGCTGCTTGATGAAAGACTTCTGGTCAAGAGATGTGCACTCGTGGTCATCTGGGCCTTTGGCCTGAGGCTCCACAGGGTACAACCTGGGGCTCGTAACCACCTCCTAGAAGCAGCACCCTCGCTCGCCACAGAAGCCTTGCCCTCCAGGTGCCAAAGCCCAGCTTGGAGAAGTTGCCAAATGGCAAAGGTTCCCTTTAGCCAAGTGAAATGCTCAGCCTACACCGGGGCCAAGACACTGTCCTGTCATCTGTGCTGGCCCAGCGCTGGCGCAAAACCTCGGGGCTCCCTTCCTTGGGTTTCCTGGGTGCTGTCAGCATCTGCCTGGTGCCCCGTGGGAGCAGCTGCCTCCCTCCTGGTGGAACAGATGCCTGGGTGCCGGCTAGGAGGAGGAGCAAGCAGGGTTCTCCAAGCATGGTCTTGGCAGCTGTCTTGGGGGCCCCTCTTCAGGGCACCCACGTTGGGATCAATCAGGAAGGGATTGAGGATGATCAAGGAGGCTCCCTTCAGAGGCCAGGGTGAGTGCTGTGACAGAGTGGCAAGAGGCAGGGCATTTCCAGCAGCTGGAGGTGATGCCACCTGGGCTCGGAGGAGGACAGCTCACAGCAGCTCCACACCTCACCCAGGGAAAGCGGCAGCCTCCCCGAGGGTGGGATGGTCCAGACCTCTCCAGGACAGCTGTGGGGTCCCAGGTCTGGCCCACACTAGGGATGCTATCTGTGGTTTTGGTGAGTGCTTTGCTGAAGACCTGTCAAAGCAGTCCCACCCCAGGATGGGTTTCTCAGAATCCCAAACCCTTGACCTCTCCCCACAATGCCAGGGTTAAACACTTTGGTCAGGTCCCAAATTTGAAGGGTGGGCAGAGGGAGGACCTGGGCTGCCCAGCTCCTGTCCCAATCAGCTGGCCAGGATCCTACCACAAAgctgccccacccccatcctgctGTGACCCACAATGCAGCCAGCCAAGTCTCCCCAAGGAGTGAGCTCTGGCTTGCCACTCCCCAGCTCCAAAACCTTCACTGGCTCCCTAATGCCAAATGGATATAGCCAAAGCTCCTCAGCGCAGCGTGCAGTGCCCTCTGGGAGCTGGCTCCAATTAATCTTTCTAGCCTCATCTTGATCCAAAACTCCAGGAAAACTGAAAGATCTGTCACCCACTAACTGTGGCTTATGCTTCACACACACCCACTCTGTGAAGCCCTCCTGCCTGGAGCTGCCCCTACTGTCTCCTACTTCTCTTGGAGAGGACAAGGAACATTCTCTTGGCACCATGGGTCCTTTTTGTCTATGTCTTCCCTTTCCTACCAGCTTGGGAGCTTGCAGAGGGCCAGGCTATCCAGCCTCTCACTTTGACTCCCCAATTCTGTGCACAGAAGTATGAGGCTTCTGTGTACAGAGTGAAGAGTGGCCCAGCCTGGGGGTGTCCCCACCCTCTGAGGCAGGAGTCCTGGTGGGAGCCGGCACAACACAGAGCCTCATCTTCCCTCAGATGACCCTAGAAAGATTTCTCTCCAAGCAGGCCCTATTGGAGAAGCCCACTGTCCCTTCCTTCCAAGTCAATCTGATCTCAAAAAGTGAGTCCGGCTTCACAAGAAACTTACCGAGAGGACCTTGGAGAAGTCATCCTGAGACCCTGCATTTCTCCCTGAGAAATGAGAAAACTCAGGGCTGCCCTATATTAACTCGCTGGCTCTAGGATTTCAGTAAGAGTAGCATTGTGTAAATAGAAACCAAGTCTTTGGGTTTAGAAAGAGGGGCAGGCCTCCTCCCTAAGGGTTTTGTTCCTTGCTCCCTTCCGGCTCAGTgacctcttcctggtttgctTCCCCTGGGGCCTCCTTGCACATCCTAGGCTGGATTCAGCCTGTAGCCATCCACCTTACCAGCAGGCCCTGCTGGCCACTAGGCACTGTCTTCccggaggtgggggtggggggtgaggctgCCCTGAGGCCTGAAGAAGGAAAAGTCCAGGAGGGGGAGGGCTCTCAATTGGGTTTCAGGCACCAGGCCACGGGGGTATGCTCCAAGTCCTCACAAGCTGAGGCCCTGATTGAGAgaaccctcttcttcctccttctggaGCTAGCCACTACACTCTCGCAAATCCCCAGGGCTTTCTGGGCTTTCTGTGTTTCTGGGAGTCAGCTCCCTGCTCCCCAGCCCTTTCCTGCCCGCCTCCTGGTCCCGATGCAGGGAGGGGAGCATTGCCAGCCTCCCACGCTTCTGTCCCTCCCAAGCCTGGGAGCCTGCCCCAGTGGGCAGGCCCAGATTCGCTGTTTGGCTCAGCCTCTGAGTTGGAAACCCCATAGTTGGTAAAGAGACTCATTCATTTCgggcctccctccccacccagcaACTGAGGCCTTTGGGCAGAAGTGGGGGTGTGCACCCAAATCGTTTTCAGggtcctcccctctctccccctgAGCCTTGGAGCTGTTGCGCCTGCTCCCTGGGCAAAGGAGCCCTTTCTTCTTGTGCCTGTTTACTTCCCAAGAGGGGAGCCTCGGCCAAGGGCTCTGTGAAAGCAGCTCTGTTCTGGGCCTTGCTGGGCCCTGGCTCTCTTCTCAACTCCTTTCCGGGAAATTGTGACATCTCCTTCTCCCCCCTACTCTGAAAGGTCCTTCTGGGTGGGGCGGGAGATAGGCAGGGGGAGGCCAAGTCTTCCTTCTGTTTGTGGGGAGCCAGAGCCCTATCCTCAGCTCTGCAACCTGGGGGCCCACACTCCCTGGGATGGGAGAGGGCCTGGGTTCCCCTTTCCCCACAGCACCTTCCAGAGCAGCAGACCCACCCTGGGCCCCCACCTGCTTCCGCCTCCGGTGCCACTGAGCATGTGCCCTCAGGGCCGTGTGCGGCcccgcctcccccagcccaccaccTGCCCCAGAGGCCACGGGCCACCTGCCTGCACGATGCTGTGGCCTTCGGGGATGTCCTCGGGGACGCTGGCCTCATAGCTGCTCTGCAGAAAGATGGGCCGGTTGTCATTCACATCCAGGACAGTGACGAACACGGTGGCTGTGCCCGTGTGCCGCTTCCCTACAGGGCCGTTGTCTGTGGGAGTTGAAGGAAGACAGGTGTTAGCAGCTGCCTGAGAGGGGGGCACACTTCCTGCAACTTTGCACACTCCCGGGCACCAGCCAGAGAGATGCCCTGTTCCGCCCCATCTGCCCTAGCCTTTGCAAGGGGTGACTTCCTTTTTAGCTTAGGAATAACACTAACAGTATCTAATACTTAGATAACACCACCTGCCAGCCATTCTTCTAATCCATTCAGTCTTCGCAGCAACCCCATGAAGCAGGCACTTTactgtcatccccattttacagaggaggtaACTGAGGCACTCAAGTGGATTGAATGATGGCTCCCAAAAAAGACAGACCCATGTTAAACCCCTGGGAACCTGTGAAGGTTAATTTCTTTAGGAAAAGGGCCTTTGAAAATGTAATTACGTTAAGAATCTTGAGAAGTGATCATCCTGGGTGAGCTGGGTGGCCCATAAACCCAATggcaagtgtccttataagagaaaggcagagggacACTTGAGATAGAGAGGAGGAGGCCACATGcagatggaggcagaggctggagttatgctgccacaagccacCGAATGCCTAGCGACTCCAGAAACTGGGACAGTCAAGGACTGATTCTCTCTAGAGCCTTTGGAGGAAGCGtgaccctgccaacaccttaatttCTAACTTCTGGCCTCGAGAACCGGGAGAGAATACACTTCTGCTGTTTTAAGTTTGTGGTAGTTTGTCGTGGCAAATTTAGGATGCAGATACAGGTACTAAGAGCAAAAAGCCAACTGCTGTCAGGGATTGGCGGGTATAGCACCTGGGTCAAACACCTGGTGTTTGACCCGCTCGAGGGGCAGCTatcctccactccagtccacagcGGACAGGCAGAATGCGGGCCCAAGGACACCAGATCTTCTGATTTCTCATGAGAAATTGAACATCTgagcttttaaataaaatctccTGATCTTTAAATGTTCACAACTAATGGtcattctttataaaatattggATAGGTCAAACAAACATCCCCTCTGCATTCAGGGACACGGGCTTTGCTTGGGATCTAAGCCTAAGGTCCCCGGAGACTCTGTCCCTCCAGTTCCCACAGGACCCTCCCAGGGCTGGGAGGTGGTGAGGATGGGGCACTGACTCAGCCCCAGGGCAGCTCTTGTGTTGTCCTCCCTGGAGGAAGGAGCTTGTAACCAGCGCTGCACATCCAGGCAAGAGTGGTCACCCCAGGGGGTGGTGCAGGCAGCTGGAGTAGCCTGGAGACCTAGGGTGAATCCATCCTTCCCCAGGCCAGCTGACCATACGTGGCAGTGCTGTTGCTCACTGGAGGTAGGTCTTCTCACCCTCCAAAGCTCCTCTCCAGACCAACCTCCCACCACCCTTGGGGGCTGGCTTATTGCTCTGGCtgggatgggtgtgtgtgtgggaggctCCCTAGAAGGCTGGCGGAAGCCCTCTCCTCCTGCCAGCCAATGCCCAAAGTGAAGGCTGGACTCAGGGGTGATAACAAGTCTCCAGAGGGTGGGCGGCCATTCcaggaggggaggagagcaggGCAGAAGGCAGAGGCATCTGGGCATGGGCAGGCTGGGAAGGGACTGATGGTTGGAGAGAGTGAGGCCCAGAGAATTCATTCCCTTCttactcagctcactgcaaacttcctGGGAGGACCAGGGGCACCCGGCGGCACAGGTCTCATCATACCACTCTTCCCCTCTGGGGCCCTCAAGGGCTCCCTGCTGCCCAGAGACCAAAGACCAAACTTCTTGGCCAATGTTTAGGCCTCCACACATGGCCCTACCTGACCACAGCCTCCCCTTCCCCAGTGTGGGCCACTCCACGGGCCAGCTGCGGCGCATGCACGTGTGCTTGTGCACACAGGGCGCTTTCCCACCTCCAGGCCCTTGCATGGGCTGGtgcctctgcctgaaatgccctCCCTGCTTCTTCATGTACTGAAACCTTATGTGGCCTCCAAGGCTGTAGTGTGCACCCCTTGTTTCTGTCCATCAGCACTGCCCTGTGCTCCCCTGGGAAGGCCATGTCCTGAATGTCCCCCTGTGGACCCTCCCTTCCAGGTTCTGAGGCCTGGGATGCTGGGTAGGTGGGACTGCCCCAGCTCCACGGATGGGCATGTGACTTAGGCCTAAGTAACCAGCACATCTCACTTCCCTGGCTACAGTGAGGGGCTCAGGAATGGGCACTGGGGCAGAATGGATCTATCTAGAGCTGATCTAAGGGCTTCTGCCAGGGAGGGGAAAGAGACAAGTGCTGtcatccatgctgctgcactTGAACCTGAGAATGTGTACAGGTGAGGCTAGGGCAATGACCTGCCCCCATGTGAGCTGAAGAATAAAgccaactgatatggtttggctctgcgtccccacccagatcatcttgaattatattcccataatttccacatgttgtgggagggagccagtgggagatcattgaatcatgggggtattTTCTcctatactgttctcgtggtagtaaataagtctcatgagatctgatggttttatcaggggtttctacttttgcatcttcctcattctctctttgcctgctaccatccatgtaagacgggacttgctcctccttgtcttctgccatgattgtcaggcctccccagccacgtggaactgtaaagtcccattaaaccctttttcctgtataaattacccagtctggggtacgtctttatcagcagtgtgaaaacagactaatacatcaacACACAGGAGGCAGCGCCAGCCAGTGCAGAGACTGAAGCCTGAGGTGTCACCTGAGCCCTGAATCCAGTCATACCGGGAGTTACATCTCCCAGCGGACTGGTTAAGTGAGCCCATATTGCTGAagtcagtttattttattttaaattttgcaacTGAAAGGGTCCTAACTCACTCAAAGGCACTCCCAGATGCCGAGTCCTGAAGGAAGCCTCCTGTGACCTCTCCGCCtccgtgtttgcaccactgcccAATACTCTTATGTCATCCTTTTCCCTTCCTGCTGGCTTGCCTCGATTTGCAGTAATTTGTCTACATGTGGGTCTCTCATGTAGCTCCCACCTTACCATCCTAGTGTCTTGCATGTGGCACCGCGCAGTGAGCCTCATGCCCGGCAAGTGCTCAGTAATGTTTGGTGAGTGTCTGGTGGCCCTTTCTCCACTGGCATCTGGGCAGAGTTCAGCCTTTAGCAAAAGGCCGGCTCCTGGGAGGCACCCTGTGTGAACTCTGCCCAGATCACTGTGTTGGTGGGTGCGGGACTGGTGCATACCGATGGCCTCCAGGATGAGCATGTAAGCGGCTGTGGTCTCCCGGTCCAGGCCCACCACAGTTCTCACAACGGCATCGCGGTAACCCACGCTGAACTTCCCATCCACGTTGCCACCTGTGGGTAAAGGAGAGGAAGCTTCCGGCTGGGAAACAGAGCTCCCAGCCAGGGGAAGCAGGGACTCTCTGCTCCTGAGCTGGGACCCGCGATGGTGAGTCCAGGAGTGGGAGGCTGTGCTGCCGATTCAGCCCTGCCTGAGGTGCTCCGATGCCGGTGCAGCTTGGGTGGGCTCAGTGGGGGCGCCAGATGCCTGGAATTAGTTCCTAACCTTCACGAAGCACCTCCTGTTTACAGGTACTTCATGCAGACCATTTCATTTAGCCTCTACTTCACAGAGGAGAACCCCTCACTCAGTGATGTGCCTGTGCCACTCTGGGTTTCTCCGTGCGTGGGTCCCTGGGCGTATCCTTCacccctcctctccctgcccATCCTGCAGAAGCGTCTGAGCAGCTAACCTGCATAGGGGCTTGTATATGTTGCTGAGAACTCTGGGGTTGGCTGAGCATCCCCCAGGCCCCTCATCTCGGAGGTGAGATGGGCTGAGGAGCGAAGCTTCCTGAGTGGGGACATGGAGGCTCCACAGAGTGAGGAGTCAAGGCAGGTGTACAGGAGACAGGGATTACTGAGTCTCCTTGAGTTCTGGGACAGGTGGGAAGTGTGAGGGTCTCCTCTCGCGGTGGACGGGAGTCAGGAAGGAACTCCCAGAACAGCGTGGAGACCCCTCCCCTGCCAGCTGGCGAGCAGTGTGGTGTTCTGGGCAGCAGAGGGCGCCATGGCACCAGCTTTGTGGTGAGCTCGGGCAGGACTGGGCTCAGCTCCTTGCAGAGTGCGCACTGAAAATCCGGGAGGGCTCTGGGCAGGTCAGCGGGAGCCCACCACTTTGGGGTGCTGAAGAGTCATC
This genomic stretch from Pongo pygmaeus isolate AG05252 chromosome 8, NHGRI_mPonPyg2-v2.0_pri, whole genome shotgun sequence harbors:
- the C8H10orf105 gene encoding uncharacterized protein C10orf105 homolog — encoded protein: MSTEGPSLAGSPANSPLAFLSVPITPGTLAEATDPLPMLIALACIFLLLATCLLFMMLCKPAALDPRRRRARECMPHHPGSPSEPQLRLWKRLGSLRLSLHSFRRGRPTVPRRPLPSPDDNRGHCDYTESTKM